Within the Longimicrobium sp. genome, the region GGGCTCGGAGATGTGCTCGATGGCGTCGCTCACGCGGTGCTCGCCGCGGTCGCTGTCGATGTCGCGCACCACGTCGGCCTGCGCCACGATCCCCACCAGCCGCCCCTCGCGGTCGGTGATCGGCACGCGCCGCACCTGCTCGCGCTCCATCACCCGCAGGATGTCGCCCACCGTGTCGTTCTTGTTGCAGCTCTCGACCTCGGTGGTCATCACCACGCTCACCTTCGTGCTGCGCGCGTCCATCCCCTCGGCCACGGCGCGGATGGCGATGTCGCGGTCGGTCACCACGCCCTTGAGCCGCCGGGTCTGCTCGTTGTCGACCACGGGGATGATGCCCACGTCCAGGTCGCGCATCTTGGCCGCGGCGTCGGCCAGCGAGCTCTCGGGCGTCACGCACTCGGGGTTGTCGGTCATGATGTCGGCCGCGCGCAGCCGCCGCGTCTCGTCCTGCTGCTGCGACCCGCCGCCGCTCCAGCCGCCCGTTCCCCCGCCCATCCCCGTCCCCCCGCGGAGCGAGCCGCCCCGGCCGGTGCCGGTGTCGCGCGCGCCCCAGTCGCTCCCCATCCCGCCGCCG harbors:
- a CDS encoding CBS domain-containing protein, yielding MARYGRDFDRDRWGMRGDEGMGGGGTGFYGGADQFGTHRRGGQGWSGGRWGGGEYGGMGSDAQDQGDWGGSYHRGRSGFGTGGGSYDVDYGTGWAGNTGSWRSGGLSRGYGGDYLSGASYGYDTGGGYSGGQGRDYSGGFQGGGYGGGGYEYGRGGGSERDFETGGGGMGSDWGARDTGTGRGGSLRGGTGMGGGTGGWSGGGSQQQDETRRLRAADIMTDNPECVTPESSLADAAAKMRDLDVGIIPVVDNEQTRRLKGVVTDRDIAIRAVAEGMDARSTKVSVVMTTEVESCNKNDTVGDILRVMEREQVRRVPITDREGRLVGIVAQADVVRDIDSDRGEHRVSDAIEHISEP